Proteins from a single region of Bos javanicus breed banteng chromosome 7, ARS-OSU_banteng_1.0, whole genome shotgun sequence:
- the SCGB3A2 gene encoding secretoglobin family 3A member 2, which translates to MKLVTVFLLVTIGICSYSATAFLINSLPRPVPLDALPLLDPLKLLLNTLGISVEHLVEGLRKCVNELTPEASEAVKKLLEALSYLV; encoded by the exons ATGAAGCTGGTCACTGTGTTCCTGCTGGTGACCATCGGCATTTGCAGTTACTCTG CTACCGCCTTCCTCATCAACAGTTTGCCTCGTCCCGTGCCTCTGGATGCTCTCCCACTCCTGGACCCACTGAAGCTTCTTCTGAATACTCTGGGCATTTCCGTTGAGCACCTTGTGGAAGGGCTGAGGAAGTGTGTCAATGAGCTGACACCAGAGGCTTCCGAGGCCGTGAAGAAACTACTG GAGGCGCTCTCATATTTGGTGTGA